The Polyangium aurulentum genomic interval GGCACAGGAGCAGGCCGATCGCGCCGGGCATGAGGTAGAGATCCGACAGCACCCAGCCGGGCAGCGCCAGCTCGCCGGGGAACGCGTAGAGGTTCGCGGCGCGGTAGCGCTCGACGAGCGCGGGGTAATCCTCGGCCGCGAAGTAGCGGGCTTCCTTGCCGAAGGGCCGCAGATCGAGCGCCCCGGCGTTGTTCCTGGCGCCGAGGGCGGCGAGCGAGATCTCGGGGTGGCGGGCGAAGAACTCCCGGGCGAGCTCTTCGATCATGACAAACTCTCCCCGCGGATGGCTGCCGCGACCTTCGCGAGGCGGTTTTCTTCGGGTAAACGCACGTGTTTTTCGTCGACGCGGGCGCGCGAGACCAGGCACCGCGAGGCGCCGCCCGCCTTGTCGCACAGCTCCCGCAGGGGGAGGCGCTCGACGCGCATGCCGAGCGATTCGACCAGGCGCGCCACGCGATCGGGCACGAGGCTCGGGGCGAGCAGCGTGTCGCCGACGGGCAGGCCGTTCGTCGCGTACTCGCGGATCTCGGCCTCCGTGACGGGCAAGAGCCGCGCTTCGCCGAACCTGCGCACGAGCGCGTCCCACGCCTCGCCCACGAGCACCTCGCGGCAGACGAGCATCCGGTCGACGGAGGGCAGCGGCAGCACGGCCATGTTGCCGTGGAACGCGGGCTCGCGGATCTCGATGGCGAGCGTCTCGCCGGGGAAGAACCGCGCGGCGGCCTCCATGCCCGCGCGGTCGGTCCGGCCGCCGTGAAACAGCAGCGTGCAGCCGTCGAGCTCGGCCACGTCGCCCTGCGCCTCCCAGATCCCCTCGCCCGGGTCGACCACCTCGAGCCCCATCGCCTCGGCGAGCGGCTGCCAGTGGGCGCGCTCGCCCTGCCGGTGGGGTTTGGCCATGCGGGGCAGGACGAAGAGCGGCGGGGCCCCCTCGCGGGCGATCACGTGGCCGCACTCGGCCGCGTAGGGCATGCCCGAGAGCTCGTCCGAGGGCGGCTCGAGGGCGATCACGGTGCCGCCGCGGGCCTCGATCGCCTCGGCGAGGGCGAGCCACTCGCGGCGCGCGGCGGCCGCGTCGACGGCGGGAGCGTTCTGGCTGCGGAAATTGGCGCGCCCCCGCAGCGCCCAGCCGGGGCTCGGGGGGGACATGAGGTAGAGGTCGATCATGGCGCGAAGGGCGTCGGGCGCGGCGCGCCGCCCGAGGGCGTCACGAGATCGTGGCGCAGGTGGGCGAGCGGGGCGTCGTCGCTGAAGGTCACCCCGCCGGATGTGCGATGGACGCCGAGCGCGCGCAAGAGATCAACGAACTGATCGCGCTCGGTCGTCGGGCAAGACGCCCCGCCGACGAGCATGCCCGCCCAGGCCCCGACCCTGCCCTCGGACGAACAGTTCGCGCTCGGGCGCTCGCCGCGCGCCTCGGCGTAGAGCGTGCGCATCACGGGCACGCCCGTGGCCTCGTCGAGGACGCGCAGGTAGCGCGACAGCGGCCAGACGTGCGTCGCGTCCCCGCCGAGGTCGAGCGCGCGGCGCAGGCCGTCGTCGAGCGAGCGGGCGCCGCCCGTGCGCTTGCGGATCTCGATGTCGGCGCGCAGGGCGAAGATGGCGCCGCCCCAGTAGATGCGGTCGTTGTCGTGCGCCTCGGCGAGCGAGCCGCCGTCGTGCGCGAGGCCCCGGGGCATCTCGCGGGCGAACGCGTCCCAGACCGCGCGCCTGTCCACCATGTTCGCGCGGGCGCGGAGGATGGGCTCGTAATAGGTCGCGAGCCCCTCGTCGAGCCAGACCCCCTCGTTCCAGAACGACGGCACGCCGAGGTGGAACAGCTCGTGCGCGAGGACCCAGTCGCGCGCGAGCGCGGAGGCGTCCGCGTGCTCGGCGATTGCGATCGCGATCGAGGGGCCGCCCGAGGGGAGCGTGCGGCCGAAGTAGGTATCGTCGTCCTTCGTGGGCACGACGACGAGCGAGGCGCGGCGGACGGGGAAGCGGCCGAAGACGTGGTCCAGGGCGCGCGCGGTGTCGCCGATCCAGCGCTCGATCTGGGCGTCGGACGCGGCGCGCTTGCCGCGCAGGATGGCCACCTCGACCGCGCCGGAGGTCGCCTCGACGCGCAGCGAGGTGAAGGCGCCGAACGCGGTGAACCCGAGCGTGCGCAGCTCCTCGGAGCGCAGGGCGAAGGTCCCCTCCTCCTCGCCGCGCCGCAGGCCGGACGAGAAGCGCAGGCCGTCCGGAACGCGGACCTGCAAGGAGACGGGCACGTGGGGCGCGAGGGGCGCGGGGCGGAGCATCCAGGTCGAGCCCGGGGCGACCACGTCCCCGCCGCTCTCGACGGCCACGCCGAACGACCCGCCCGAGGCGCGCGC includes:
- a CDS encoding dimethylarginine dimethylaminohydrolase family protein — its product is MIDLYLMSPPSPGWALRGRANFRSQNAPAVDAAAARREWLALAEAIEARGGTVIALEPPSDELSGMPYAAECGHVIAREGAPPLFVLPRMAKPHRQGERAHWQPLAEAMGLEVVDPGEGIWEAQGDVAELDGCTLLFHGGRTDRAGMEAAARFFPGETLAIEIREPAFHGNMAVLPLPSVDRMLVCREVLVGEAWDALVRRFGEARLLPVTEAEIREYATNGLPVGDTLLAPSLVPDRVARLVESLGMRVERLPLRELCDKAGGASRCLVSRARVDEKHVRLPEENRLAKVAAAIRGESLS